A single genomic interval of Arachis duranensis cultivar V14167 unplaced genomic scaffold, aradu.V14167.gnm2.J7QH unplaced_Scaffold_138303, whole genome shotgun sequence harbors:
- the LOC107472179 gene encoding uncharacterized protein LOC107472179 — MKKMRWEKYKAITLANEEILEENTNKSTEHNQGSSQNNLERKEQETGSVERKESTGKEIQKFYVPRAPFLQRLLGGEKERSYSRFLDMFASLSVNIPFIKALQQMPTYIKYMKELLTKKGTLKGGQTVTMNKECSALIKKDVLLKKKYPGSFHIPYVIGETRIDRGFCDLGASINMMPLSLMKKLQINELRSTDVIIQLADKTQKQAEGVVENVLVKVGNYFLPTDFVVLDMEESCLHPITLGRPFLATGRALIDVEQGELILRIHDEQLTF; from the coding sequence atgaagaagatgagATGGGAAAAGTATAAGGCAATTACTCTTGCAAATGAAGAAATCCTGGAAGAAAATACCAATAAATCAACAGAGCACAACCAAGGGAGTTCTCAGAACAACTTGGAGAGAAAGGAACAGGAAACTGGATCTGTAGAAAGAAAAGAATCAACAGGGAAGGAAATTCAGAAATTTTATGTGCCAAGGGCACCATTTCTGCAGAGACTCCTGGGAGGTGAGAAGGAAAGGTCGTATTCAAGATTCCTagatatgtttgcatctcttaGTGTTAACATCCCCTTTATCAAAGCTCTCCAACAGATGCCTACATACATCAAGTACATGAAGGAGCTGCTGACCAAGAAAGGAACCTTAAAAGGAGGACAGACTGTGACAATgaacaaggaatgtagtgccctCATCAAGAAAGACGTGCTCCTAAAGAAAAAATATCCAGGGAGCTTTCATATTCCCTATGTCATAGGAGAAACAAGAATCGATAGAGGATTTTGTGACctaggagctagcataaataTGATGCCTCTATCTCTTatgaagaagctgcaaatcAATGAGCTGAGATCCACTGATGTAATCATACAATTGGCTGATAAAACTCAGAAGCAGGCTGAAGGAGTAGTCGAAAATGTGCTGGTGAAAGTGGGAAACTACTTCCTCCCCACAGACTTTGTTGTTTTGGACATGGAAGAAAGTTGCCTCCATCCCATTACTCTGGGGAGACCATTTCTAGCCACTGGTCGAGCACTCATTGATGTAGAACAAGGAGAGTTGAtactgagaatacatgatgagcagctcaCTTTCTAG